GCCGCCCACAGCCTGTGTCGGGAGATGGTTTTTCTGAAAGACCTCGATGCCGCCATGCGTTGGCAGAAGATAGCCCCCGAGGTCAGGGAACTGTTCGGGCCTCAGGAGGCGGCCCGGATCGCCGCGCAATTCTTCATGCCCCTTTTGCAGGAGGTGACCTAAATGACAGCCCTGAAAGGAGAGACTTCCATGAAAACTGACCCGTCGGGAGGAAAAAGACTCATCGGCTTTGGCCTTATCGGCGCGGTGGTGTCCGGCATTCTCGCCTCGGCCTGCTGCATCGGTCCGCTTCTGCTGGTCTTTCTCGGAATCGGCAGCGCCGGTGCCTTGACCGCCCTTGAACCGTACCGCCCATATATGATGGCCCTGACCTTTCTGTTCCTCGGCGGGGCGTTCTATTTTACCTATCGCAAACCGAAAGCCGCCGGATGCGAAGAAAGTGAAGCCTGCTGCAAAAACGGCGGCAGGAAATTCCAGAAGATCATGCTGTGGATTGCCGCCGTGTTTGCCTTGGCCATGCTGTTTTCCCCGCAGATTCTGCTGGCTCTGCTTGACTGAAAGGAGATGCGCATCATGAAAAAAGTCTGGCAAATTGCTGCGACCACGATCCTCTTGGGCGACCTGACCATAGCCCCCATGACCTTGCCTGCCTCCTGCGGTTGTTCAACCACCTGTGGCGTGACAAGCGCCCATGCGGCGGAAAGCCAGACCGTCGATTTGGCTCTGGAGGGGCTGACTTGCGCATCCTGCAAATTTGCGGTCAAGGCGGCGCTGAAACGTTTGGACGGGGTTGAGCAGGTGGACGTCAACTATGAAGAACGCAAGGCTACGGTCGTTTACGATCCCGAGAAAGTGACGCCGCAGCAACTGGTCGATGCGGTCAATGCGACCGGCTTCCATGCGGAACTTCGATCATCAGCGGACGAAAAGTGACCTTTTACCACCAACGGGGGAAATCTTGATGCCATTTATCTGCTACTGCTTCGAACATACCGAAGCTGAGATTCGTTCCGACGTGCTGGAACACGCCGGCCACAGCGAAATCCTGGAGACCATTTTGGCCGCCAAAAAGCAAGGGGCCTGTCAATGTGCCGAAAAGCATCCGGAGAGACGCTGATGCCTGGGAGACGTCCACCGTGTTGTGGATGCCGCCAGAAAAGAGCTGATAAACCACAAGGAGGCTGATTGTGACGACAAGCAACTATGACCTCATCATCCTCGGTGGCGGCGCGGCAGCTTTTGCTGCGGCGACTGAAGCTGATCGCCAAAATCTGCGTACGATCATCATTAATGCCGGTCTTCCCCTGGGTGGTACCTGCGTCAACGTCGGCTGCGTGCCGAGCAAGCACCTGCTGGCGCTGGGGAAAAACCTGCATCATCCGGCTCATCCCGATTTTCCCAGTGTCGAAGCGGTCACTCCATCCTTCGATTTCCCACGGGCCATGGCCGACAAGGATGCACTGGTCAATGCGTTGCGGCAGCAGAACTATCAGGATGTTCTGGACAGTTTTCAACAGGTTGAATATTTGGAAGGACGCGGCAAGTTGATTGATGCCCATATGGTCGAGGCCGCCAGGAAAAAACTGACCGGCGACAAGATCCTGATCGCCACCGGCAGCTCCACCAAAATTCCTCCTTTTAAAGGTCTGGAAGAAACCGGCTACCTGACCCACATCGAGGCCTTGGAATTGCAGCGACTCCCTGCGTCTTTGGTCATCTTTGGGGCCGGATTTCTCGCCCTGGAATTTGCCCAGATTTTCAACCGGATGGGAACTCGGGTGACCCTGGTGGCGCGAGCCCCGCGCATCCTGCGTATCCAGGAACCAGAAATATCCGTTGCCCTGCGCGGCTATTTTGAAGCGGAGGGGATCGAGATTGTCACCGAAGCCGGGGTGCAGGAGATCTGCAAAGGTCAAAACGGCAAACAAGTGGCCCTGACCACTCCCAGTGGGGAGCGCCGGTTGGAAACCGAAGAAATTCTGGTCGCCACCGGCGTCCGTGGCAATATCGACGGACTCGGTTTGGGGCAGGTCGGCGTTGCCACCGAACATGGCGAGCGGATCGCAGTGAATGAACATCTGCAGACCAGCGTGCCGCATATCTATGCCGCCGGTGACGTCACCGGCAGAATACAACTGGAAACTGTCGCGGCCAAGGAAGGGAAAATAGCCGTTGAGAATGCCTTCGCCGATGCGGGCAAAGTCCTCGATTTCCAGAGCATCCCCTATGCCGTATTCACCGACCCGGAAGTAGCCAGCGTCGGCATGACCGAAGCGGAGTATGTGGCCATTTACGGCACCTGCTCCTGCCGGACGGTCAGCCTCGACCGGGTTCCCCGCGCCGTTGCGGTCAGGGATACGCGGGGTCTCTTGAAGATGGTGGCACATCACGAAACGGGGCAGGTGATGGGAGTACACCTCCTGGCCCCCAACGCCTCGGAGATGATCCACGAGGCGGTGCTGGCGGTCAAACACGGCTTGAGTGTGGACGACCTGATCGATACCGTGCACGTCTTTCCGACCTACAGCGAGGCGATCAAGATCGCCGCTCAGGCCTTCCGCCGGAACATCTCAACCATGAGCTGCTGTGTGGAATAGGGAGAAGAGGTGATGAGCAAACCCGGCAAACAGTACCGTAACCGCTTTTTCGCCGCATTGGCCGGTACGGTCGCGGTGGCGCTCTGCTGCTTCACGCTGGCCCTGGTTCTGCTGCTCGCAGGCCTGGGCCTGAGTTCTCTGACCCCCTATCTCGATATGGTGCTCCTGCCGGCCCTGCTCATTCTGATCATCATCGCCGTGCGTTCCTATCGGAAATGGAAAGCATCCCAAGAGTAGGGTGAAACCCCACCCTGGAAAGGAGCCCATGATGAAACGGATTCTTTTACTGATCACCGGATTGATTCTGCTCACAGCCCCCGCCATGGCCGGAGCAGGTGACGGCAAAACCTTTCTCATCCACGCCAAAACCTCAATGGATCTGGACGACGCCCAGATCTGCGCCGTGCCCAATGTCGCCTGGACCGCCCTGCAAGAGGGATACAAGGTTGTCATCCTGTTCGACGCCAGCGGCGTGACGGCGATCAAGAAGGGGGGTCTGTTCGGCGGCGACCAGACGCCGCTGGACAAGGCGGCGCTTCCGGAGCGCGAACGCCTGTCTCTGACCGAACAGCTCGGGGTGCCGCTGGAGAACGTCCCCCACGACTACGGGCAGTACATCCGCTTTTTGAAGGCGAAAGGGGTCGAACTCTACGCCAACCGGACCATGATGCTGCTCTACAAGATCGGCGAGGATGAAATCGAACAGACGGTGACCCCCATCGGCTTGAAGAATATGGTGGAACTGTTAGAGAACCGCGATGTTTATGTAGCCTATTGATGGCGGTTCTCCTTACTCCAGATCTTTTTTTATCCGGTTATATTCCTCCTCAGTGATCTCTCCTCTGACGTATCGGCTCTTGAGAATGTCGAGAGGCGACTGGAGAGGCCTCTCTTCCTTTTCGGATTTTCTCTTGGAAAGAAGCCATTGCACCGTGAAAATGAACCCGACAATGGCGAACCCCCAGAGCAGTATCATGAAAATCCAGCCGGCGGCGCCCATCATAGGCATTCCTTCCATCATTCCATTACCGTGCATCATGGCTTATTCCTTTCTTCTGGCGACTGCCCTCATTTCGTAAACCGAAGGTATCGGTATCAGTTTAACAGGGGCAATCGTGAAACTTAGAAACTTCCTTCCGTCGCGACAGAATTCGGGTAGAACTTTAAACATAAACCCTTGACTCGGTACCATGGTACCGCCCCTATCCTGTATGAAAAGGAAGGAAGAATGCCCATGAAAGGGTTGACCATTGGCCAACTGGCCCAACAGTCCGGAGTGCAAGTGGAAACGGTCAAATTCTACCAGCGTCGCGGACTCATCCAGCAGCCGCCTCGCCCTGAATCAGGGTTCCGGAAATACTCACCTGAGACGGTGCGGCAGATCCGCTTTATCCGCCGCGCCAAGGAACTCGGATTCTCTTTGCAGGAAATTAGCGAGCTGCTCAGCCTGCGGGTTGCTCCAGGGACAAGTTGTCGCGAGATCAAGGCCCGGGCCGAAGCCAAACTCGCCGACATCCAACAGAAACAGAGGGATCTGGAGAGGATGGAGACAATCCTGCGGCAACTGGCCGAGACCTGTCAGGGCCAGGGGCCGCTCAGCGAATGCCCGATTCTGGGTGCCCTGGATGAAAAGGAGGAAGATGATTCTGGATGACAATACCGAAACGATGCCGCCAATTGTTGAACCTCCTGCGCAGACCGGCCCCCAGAGTCGCTGGAATAGGGCAATGGCCGTTGTTACGGCTTTGCTCAGCGCGGTGGCCGTTAAGCTCACCTGCCCCGCCTGCTGGTCAGCCTATGCGGCCCTGCTCGGCTCGACCGGCGTGGCTGGCTTTGCCTCCATCCCCTATCTCTTCCCCCTGACTCTACTGAGCTTGCTTCTGGTAACGGCATCGCTCGCTTACGGGGCGAAAAAGCGGCAGGGATATGGACCGCTTCTCCTCGGTTTAGTGGGGAGCGGGACCATCCTGCTGGGGAATTTTACGGTCGCTTCGATCGCCATGCAGAACGCAGGAGTCGCCGCCTTGGTTGGGGCCTCAATCTGGAACTCATGGCCCAGAAGTAAAAGTAATTGCCCGGCCTGCGTCCAAGTGGAAATGGAAGAATGAATCCGGGAAACCTAACAGATACGAAAGGAGAAAAATTATGACCGCGAAACGTAAAATCGAAGTTTTCACTGCCGGTTGTCAGGTCTGTCAGCAGGCCGTCGAACAGGTCGAACAACTTGCTTGTCCTTCCTGCGAGGTGCAGGTCCTTGACATGCAGGACACGGCTGTCGCCGCTCGGGCAAAGACACTGGGCATCCGTTCCCTGCCCGCCGTTGCCATTAACGGCCAGCTCGCAGACTGTTGCTCTGGACGCGGACTGGACGAGAGCAAGCTCAGGGCCGCCGGAATCGGTCAGCCGCTGTCCTGAGATGAACCGATAGTTGAAGCCGGCCCCCGCAACCAGTCCAGTCCCGCAGGGTCGGTAGAAGGGAGAAATGTAAAATGGTATGGCGAACGCTTAACACTATCTTGGTCGTGTTGCTTGTCCTGCTCCCGGTGACAGCAGCAGCCGAAGTTACCCAGGCCGTGGTCTCTGTAGAGGGGATGTCCTGCCCCTTCTGCGCCTTTGGGGTCGAGAAAAAACTCAAGACCGTCGATGGCACAAGCGAAGTGAAGGTGGACATGAAAGGCGGCACCGCTACCCTGGTTGCCAAAGACGGCAAGTCTCTTGAGATCGGCCAGATCGGCCAAGCGGTCCGGACTGCTGGATTTACGCCTGGCCGCCTGAGAATCACTGCCATCGGCGTGGTGAAGCAAGAGAATGAGAACCTGTTGTTGGTCGTGCGCAACTCATCTCTGACCATCCATTTGCTCAACCTGCCGCTGCCGCTCAAACAGCAGTTGCTGGCCCTGGTGAAATCCGGAGCAGTGGCGAGTCTTTCCGGAACCGTGCATGAGCACGTGGACGACTTGCCGGCCATGACGCCGGAAACTGTTCTGGAGGTCACGCCATGAAAACCGGTCAGCAGAGAACCTGGCTCAGCTTTGTTCAACGAGTCCTGCGGGCAGTGTTTCCGGCTTTGCTGCTGAGCGGCCTGACGGCCCCGGTTCTTGCCGCCCCTATCACCTTCAATACCGCCTTGCCGGTCGCCCGGGGAGAAGGGATCTTCCGCGCCCAATTCAAGTATTTAACCGCCTCGGATGACGGTCCCGGAAATCGAGACCTTACGGTCGGGATGGTTCCGTTGGTCGGAGTGTATGGCCTGACCGAAAAATGGGCACTGTTCGGCATTTTCCCCTATCTGGACAAGGAATTGGAAGTAAACACCCCTTCGGGCAGGCGCACCCGAGATGTTTCAGGACTTGGGGATACCACCCTTCTGGCCCGCTACACGGTTTTCCAGCAAGACCGACCTGGGCAGACCTTCCGCATCGCCCCCTTTGTCGGCATCGAGACCCCGACGGGGAAGGATAACGAGAACGACTCCCTGGGCCGTCTGCCCCAGCCGTTACAGCTCGGTTCCGGTTCCTGGGACCCCCTGCTGGGAGTCGTGACCACTTGGCAGACCCTGGAGCGGCAGGTCGATGCCGCCCTCTCCTACAAGGCCAACACAGAGGCGAACGATTTCGAGTTCGGCGACGTGGCCCGCTTCGACCTCTCCTACCAGCACCGGCTGTGGCCCCGTAAGCTGGGTCCCGGAGTTCCGGCTTTTCTTTACGGCGTGCTGGAAAGCAACCTGATCTGGCAGGACCAGAACGAGGTCGGCGGCCAAAAAGATTCCGATTCCGGTGGCACAACCCTCTATCTGGCCCCGGGAATCCAGTGGGTAACGAAACGAACTGTCCTTGAATCGGCGGTGCAGCTCCCCCTCATCCAGGACCTCAAAGGCAACGCACTGGAAAATGATTTCATCTGGACCCTGAGTTTTCGTCTCAACTTCTAGGGGATGACGGCTTGTGCGGACAAAGCGTGCCTTCCTGATATTCACCATAGTGGTTTTGCTCGTCATTCTAGCTGTTTTGTCAAGCCGCCAGTGGTTTCCCCGTCCGCAGGAAGCCCCTTACCGCTTTATCCTTTCCTGGGGAAAATCGGGTAGCGGTCCCGGTGAATTTCATAATCCGATCGGTATCGCCATCGCGGGCGACCGGGTTTTCGTCAGCGATGCAGGAAACCATCGCATCCAGGTTTTCGACCGGGCAGGAAACTTCCTGTTTTCCTTCGGCCATCAGGGGGCCCGGCTGGGCGAACTGGGGCGGCCAATGCACATGGAAGCAAAAGGCGGAAAGCTGTACGTGGCGGATTACCTGAACGACAGGGTTCAGGTCTTTTCCTTGGACGGAAAACCGTTAAGAACGATCGGAAGTCCCGGGTCTGGACCCGGCCAGTTCGATGCTCCCTCCGGGATGGCGGTTGATGATGAGGGACTGCTCTATGTGGTCGACTTTTTCAACCACCGAGTGCAAGTCCTCGACGCCGAGGGAAGATTTATCAAGCAATTCGGCAAAACTGGAGAAAAAGGCATCTGGGCAGCTCTTTTCAATTACCCCACCGACGTCGAACTCCTTCCAAATGGCCGCCTCATTGTGGCGGACGCCTATAACGACCGTGTCCAGGTCTTCGATCCAAACGGAAAGTTTCTGCACAAGTGGGGCGGCCCCTTCGCCATCGACATTCCGGGCAGTGCCCCCGGCTGGTTCAAAGTCGCTACTGGAGTGGCGATAGACCGGCAAGGAAGCATCTTTGTTGCGGATTTTTACAATCACCGGGTGCAAAAGTTTTCTTCAGATGGCACTTTTTTGGTGCGTCTCGGAAACGAGGGTAGCGACCCCGGCCAGCTCAAGTTGCCGACGGACATGGCCGTAGACGAGGGTGGGAATGTGTATGTCGTGGATTTCGGGAATGACCGGATTCAGAAGTTTGGCCCTCCAGAATAGGCTCTTTAAGAGCTTTCCCCAGTAGGTTCTTATCTTGGCAAGCCGTTGTTCACATTCTCCCATAATTCCTAAGCTGTGGGGCTGTTGAACCAGGAAAAGTGGTGGACACAACTTTTGTCCAATAAGTTGTTTCAATTTGTTTGGGGGCGGTCAAAAGAAGGTGAGTTTAGGGCCTACAACTCCCGCATTGCCCCTCTTCAATCACTAAATTTTTCATTCAGTAATTTGTATACTGTTGAACGGCCTATACTCATTTTCCTGGCAATGTCAGTAGCCCCCATACCTTTTTCATGCAAAGCCTGTAACTGCTTTCTATCGATGGTGCGCTTGCGGCCAAACTTCACCCCTTTTGCTTTTGCCTCCACGCGACCTTCGTTGGTGCGCTCAAGAATGCGTTGGCGTTCCGCCTGGGCTACGGCGGACAAAATTGTGACGACCATTTTCCCCATCGTACCTTCTGTGCTGATGCCGTCATCCAAGAAACGGATGGCAACGCCCATATCATCGAACTCTTTGATGAGCTGGATCATATCTGCGGTATCTCGACCGAGCCGATCCAGCTTCTTGACTAGAATAACATCACCTTCTTCGACTTTGATTCGCAACAGATGTAATCCATCACGATCCACATGACTACCGGACATCTTGTCAGTATAGATGCGGCTTGCCTTGACTCCGGCTTCTTTAAGGGCCTTAACCTGAATGCTGAGGGATTGTTGGCTCGTAGACACCCGAGCATAACCAAAGAGGCGCATTGATCAGAACTGTCTCCTAAATCAATTGGTAGAAAAAATATCTATTAAAATGACAAAAACGATTTAATAGACACGGTATTCTAATGCTATTACAATGTCTATCAATTTATAAAATAGTAGACATTTTTAACTGTGATAATTTTCAGCGGGGGATTTGATGCCTGTCGATTTTTTAACCGAAGAGCAGAAGTCCGGGTACGGCCAGTTTTCAGGGGAGCCAAACGAAGCACAGCTTGCGCGTTACTTTCTTCTCGATGAAGCCGACCATGCCTTTATCTCTGAGCGGCGGGGAGAACCGAATCGGCTCGGGTTTGCCTTGCAAATTACGGTTGCCCGGTTTTTAGGAACCCTCCTTTCTGACCTCACCGTTGTTCCGCAAAACGTTCAGGTCTTCGTAGCAAACCAATTATCGATAAAAGACATCAAGGTATTATCTGGCTACGCCAAGCGGGGAAACACTCGATGGGAACACATGGCCCTGATCCGCAGCCAATATGGTTACCATGACTTTGGCAGCCCACCCTGGTCGTTTCGGCTGAGCCGACTGCTTTACTCTCGTGCCTGGATCAGCAACGAGAGGCCCAGTCTGATGTTCGACTTTGCCACTGCTTGGCTGATTCAGCACAAGGTGCTTCTCCCCGGCGCGACAACACTCACACGCCTGATTTCGGAAATCCGCGAACGAGCTACCAACCGCCTATGGCGGCGACTATCATCACTGCCATCGGATGAGCAGAAAAACCAACTTGATGGTCTTTTGGAAATTCCAGAGGGGCAGCGCAACTCCCAATTTGACCGATTTCGAAAAGGCCCTGTCACCATCAGCGGCCCTGCATTTAACGAAGCGGTGAATCGCTACAAAGAA
This sequence is a window from Paucidesulfovibrio longus DSM 6739. Protein-coding genes within it:
- the merA gene encoding mercury(II) reductase, which translates into the protein MTTSNYDLIILGGGAAAFAAATEADRQNLRTIIINAGLPLGGTCVNVGCVPSKHLLALGKNLHHPAHPDFPSVEAVTPSFDFPRAMADKDALVNALRQQNYQDVLDSFQQVEYLEGRGKLIDAHMVEAARKKLTGDKILIATGSSTKIPPFKGLEETGYLTHIEALELQRLPASLVIFGAGFLALEFAQIFNRMGTRVTLVARAPRILRIQEPEISVALRGYFEAEGIEIVTEAGVQEICKGQNGKQVALTTPSGERRLETEEILVATGVRGNIDGLGLGQVGVATEHGERIAVNEHLQTSVPHIYAAGDVTGRIQLETVAAKEGKIAVENAFADAGKVLDFQSIPYAVFTDPEVASVGMTEAEYVAIYGTCSCRTVSLDRVPRAVAVRDTRGLLKMVAHHETGQVMGVHLLAPNASEMIHEAVLAVKHGLSVDDLIDTVHVFPTYSEAIKIAAQAFRRNISTMSCCVE
- a CDS encoding thioredoxin family protein, with product MTAKRKIEVFTAGCQVCQQAVEQVEQLACPSCEVQVLDMQDTAVAARAKTLGIRSLPAVAINGQLADCCSGRGLDESKLRAAGIGQPLS
- a CDS encoding mercuric transporter MerT family protein, whose amino-acid sequence is MTALKGETSMKTDPSGGKRLIGFGLIGAVVSGILASACCIGPLLLVFLGIGSAGALTALEPYRPYMMALTFLFLGGAFYFTYRKPKAAGCEESEACCKNGGRKFQKIMLWIAAVFALAMLFSPQILLALLD
- a CDS encoding SHOCT domain-containing protein: MMHGNGMMEGMPMMGAAGWIFMILLWGFAIVGFIFTVQWLLSKRKSEKEERPLQSPLDILKSRYVRGEITEEEYNRIKKDLE
- a CDS encoding recombinase family protein; its protein translation is MRLFGYARVSTSQQSLSIQVKALKEAGVKASRIYTDKMSGSHVDRDGLHLLRIKVEEGDVILVKKLDRLGRDTADMIQLIKEFDDMGVAIRFLDDGISTEGTMGKMVVTILSAVAQAERQRILERTNEGRVEAKAKGVKFGRKRTIDRKQLQALHEKGMGATDIARKMSIGRSTVYKLLNEKFSD
- the merF gene encoding mercury resistance system transport protein MerF; amino-acid sequence: MSKPGKQYRNRFFAALAGTVAVALCCFTLALVLLLAGLGLSSLTPYLDMVLLPALLILIIIAVRSYRKWKASQE
- a CDS encoding metal-binding (seleno)protein produces the protein MKKVWQIAATTILLGDLTIAPMTLPASCGCSTTCGVTSAHAAESQTVDLALEGLTCASCKFAVKAALKRLDGVEQVDVNYEERKATVVYDPEKVTPQQLVDAVNATGFHAELRSSADEK
- a CDS encoding heavy-metal-associated domain-containing protein; its protein translation is MVWRTLNTILVVLLVLLPVTAAAEVTQAVVSVEGMSCPFCAFGVEKKLKTVDGTSEVKVDMKGGTATLVAKDGKSLEIGQIGQAVRTAGFTPGRLRITAIGVVKQENENLLLVVRNSSLTIHLLNLPLPLKQQLLALVKSGAVASLSGTVHEHVDDLPAMTPETVLEVTP
- a CDS encoding transporter — translated: MKTGQQRTWLSFVQRVLRAVFPALLLSGLTAPVLAAPITFNTALPVARGEGIFRAQFKYLTASDDGPGNRDLTVGMVPLVGVYGLTEKWALFGIFPYLDKELEVNTPSGRRTRDVSGLGDTTLLARYTVFQQDRPGQTFRIAPFVGIETPTGKDNENDSLGRLPQPLQLGSGSWDPLLGVVTTWQTLERQVDAALSYKANTEANDFEFGDVARFDLSYQHRLWPRKLGPGVPAFLYGVLESNLIWQDQNEVGGQKDSDSGGTTLYLAPGIQWVTKRTVLESAVQLPLIQDLKGNALENDFIWTLSFRLNF
- a CDS encoding MerR family transcriptional regulator, with product MKGLTIGQLAQQSGVQVETVKFYQRRGLIQQPPRPESGFRKYSPETVRQIRFIRRAKELGFSLQEISELLSLRVAPGTSCREIKARAEAKLADIQQKQRDLERMETILRQLAETCQGQGPLSECPILGALDEKEEDDSG
- a CDS encoding NHL repeat-containing protein, yielding MRTKRAFLIFTIVVLLVILAVLSSRQWFPRPQEAPYRFILSWGKSGSGPGEFHNPIGIAIAGDRVFVSDAGNHRIQVFDRAGNFLFSFGHQGARLGELGRPMHMEAKGGKLYVADYLNDRVQVFSLDGKPLRTIGSPGSGPGQFDAPSGMAVDDEGLLYVVDFFNHRVQVLDAEGRFIKQFGKTGEKGIWAALFNYPTDVELLPNGRLIVADAYNDRVQVFDPNGKFLHKWGGPFAIDIPGSAPGWFKVATGVAIDRQGSIFVADFYNHRVQKFSSDGTFLVRLGNEGSDPGQLKLPTDMAVDEGGNVYVVDFGNDRIQKFGPPE
- a CDS encoding DsrE family protein produces the protein MKRILLLITGLILLTAPAMAGAGDGKTFLIHAKTSMDLDDAQICAVPNVAWTALQEGYKVVILFDASGVTAIKKGGLFGGDQTPLDKAALPERERLSLTEQLGVPLENVPHDYGQYIRFLKAKGVELYANRTMMLLYKIGEDEIEQTVTPIGLKNMVELLENRDVYVAY